Proteins encoded within one genomic window of Scheffersomyces stipitis CBS 6054 chromosome 3, complete sequence:
- the OYE2.2 gene encoding NAPDH dehydrogenase (old yellow enzyme) (NAPDH dehydrogenase (old yellow enzyme) (OYE22) (EPB7)~go_function oxidoreductase activity~go_process electron transport) has protein sequence MTATSLKSTNLFKPIKVGSVTLQNRVTHLPTTRTRAFGDHTATDLQLIYYEDRSSSPGTLLVTEATLISMNQGLYPNVPGIWNKDQVKSWKKITDAVHKKRGFISVQLWAVGRVGFPDLLKAEGLPLTSPSALYESEKSKEAAEAVENPVRMLTEDEIKDIIYNQYTNAAKNAIEAGFDFLEIHAANGFLVEQFINPSSNTRTDKYGGSIENRARFALELVDHLISVVGADKLAIRISPFNNFKGMLAENEVIHPIATFGYIVSELQRRADKGNELAYISVVDGRYNSDGTEAVLNTKFIDQIWKGVILRGAKYTHDYKKNWETVARDVDHDNRTLIGFGRNFIANPDLVSRLENGLELNAYDRATFYKNYNNGYNTYQFFGSSEEVDAEAEAKVLPKSLVQDS, from the coding sequence ATGACTGCTACCTCTTTGAAGTCCACCAACCTTTTTAAGCCAATTAAGGTCGGCTCTGTCACCTTGCAAAACAGAGTCACCCATTTGCCTACTACAAGAACCAGAGCCTTTGGTGATCACACTGCCACGGACTTGCAACTTATTTACTACGAAGACAGATCTTCATCGCCTGGCACTCTTTTGGTCACGGAAGCCACACTTATCTCTATGAACCAAGGTCTTTATCCCAATGTTCCAGGAATTTGGAACAAGGACCAAGTCAAGTCgtggaagaagatcacCGATGCTGTCCACAAGAAGAGAGGTTTCATTTCTGTACAGTTGTGGGCTGTTGGTCGTGTTGGTTTTCCTGATTTATTGAAGGCTGAAGGTTTACCATTGACTTCTCCTTCTGCCTTGTATGAATCAGAAAAGTCTAAGGAAGCGGCTGAAGCTGTTGAAAACCCTGTCAGGATGTTGACCGAGGACGAGATCAAGGATATTATCTACAACCAGTATACCAACGCTGCTAAAAATGCCATTGAAGCCGGATTTGATTTCCTCGAAATCCACGCTGCCAACGGTTTCTTAGTGGAACAGTTCATTAACCCAAGTTCCAACACAAGAACCGACAAGTACGGAGGCTCCATTGAAAATAGAGCCAGATTTGCCTTGGAATTGGTTGACCACTTGATCTCTGTGGTTGGTGCTGACAAGTTGGCTATTAGGATTTCTcctttcaacaatttcaaagGTATGTTGGCTGAGAACGAAGTAATTCACCCTATTGCTACCTTTGGTTATATTGTTTCTGAATTACAGAGAAGAGCCGATAAAGGTAATGAGTTGGCCTATATCAGCGTTGTCGATGGTCGTTACAACTCAGATGGAACCGAAGCTGTCCTTAACACTAAATTCATTGACCAGATCTGGAAGGGTGTCATTTTGAGAGGGGCAAAGTATACTCATGACTACAAAAAGAACTGGGAGACTGTCGCTAGGGATGTAGACCATGACAATCGTACCTTGATTGGTTTCGGAAGAAACTTTATTGCTAACCCTGACTTGGTTTCCAGATTGGAAAATGGCCTTGAATTGAATGCTTATGACAGAGCGACCTTCTATAAGAATTACAATAACGGTTATAACACTTACCAATTCTTTGGATCCTCTGAAGAGGTGGATGCAGAAGCTGAAGCCAAAGTTCTACCTAAGTCGTTAGTCCAAGATTCTTAA